A window of Fictibacillus halophilus contains these coding sequences:
- the gap gene encoding type I glyceraldehyde-3-phosphate dehydrogenase, with protein sequence MATKIGINGFGRIGRNVFRAAFNNPEVEVVAVNDLTDADTLAFLLKHDTVHGKFAGSVEVKENALIVDGKEIKVLAERDPAQLGWGDLGVEVVVESTGRFTKRADAAKHLEAGAKKVIISAPASDEDITVVLGVNEDKYDAASHDVISNASCTTNCLAPFAKVLHEKFGVKRGMMTTVHSYTNDQQILDLPHKDLRRARAAAENIIPTSTGAAKAVSLVLPELKGKLNGMAMRVPTPNVSLVDLVVELDKEVTVDEVNAALKAEAEGNLKGILGYSEEPLVSTDYNGDTHSSTIDALSTMVMEGNMVKVVSWYDNETGYSSRVVDLIDYIAKKGL encoded by the coding sequence ATGGCAACAAAAATTGGTATTAATGGTTTCGGTCGTATTGGCCGTAATGTATTCCGCGCAGCATTCAACAACCCTGAGGTAGAAGTTGTAGCTGTAAACGACTTAACAGATGCTGACACTCTTGCTTTCCTATTAAAGCATGACACAGTACACGGCAAGTTCGCTGGTTCTGTTGAAGTTAAGGAAAATGCACTTATTGTAGATGGCAAAGAAATTAAAGTTTTAGCTGAGCGCGATCCAGCACAACTTGGCTGGGGAGATCTTGGTGTAGAAGTAGTTGTTGAATCAACTGGACGCTTCACAAAGCGTGCAGACGCTGCTAAACACTTAGAAGCTGGCGCTAAAAAAGTAATCATTTCTGCTCCTGCTTCTGATGAGGATATCACTGTAGTTCTTGGTGTTAACGAAGACAAGTACGATGCAGCTAGCCACGATGTTATCTCTAACGCATCTTGTACAACTAACTGTCTTGCACCATTCGCAAAAGTTCTTCATGAGAAATTCGGCGTGAAGCGCGGTATGATGACAACTGTTCACTCATACACAAACGACCAGCAAATTCTAGATCTTCCACATAAAGATCTTCGTCGTGCTCGTGCGGCTGCTGAGAACATCATTCCAACTTCAACTGGTGCTGCTAAAGCAGTTTCTCTAGTGCTTCCTGAACTTAAAGGTAAGCTTAACGGTATGGCAATGCGTGTTCCAACTCCAAACGTATCTCTAGTTGACTTAGTTGTTGAACTTGACAAAGAAGTTACTGTTGACGAAGTAAACGCAGCACTTAAAGCTGAAGCTGAAGGCAACCTTAAAGGAATCCTTGGCTACTCTGAAGAGCCGCTTGTATCTACTGACTACAATGGCGACACTCACTCTTCTACAATCGATGCTCTTTCTACGATGGTTATGGAAGGAAACATGGTTAAAGTTGTATCTTGGTACGATAACGAAACTGGATACTCTAGCCGCGTTGTAGATTTAATTGACTATATCGCTAAAAAAGGACTTTAA